A genomic segment from Blastococcus sp. PRF04-17 encodes:
- the menE gene encoding o-succinylbenzoate--CoA ligase, producing the protein MTRRLTVLPAREVTEGAVRAALAGTAPLAVLPSGPPAVVGAAREVLRPQVPLESGADVVVVTSGSTGGGRGVLLPAAALQASAAATLDRLGGPGSWLLALPVSAIAGLQVICRSVLAGRPATVLGDGEPLAAAVGRLPAGRRYTALVPTQLRRHLDAEPAALRAFDAVLVGGAATDPVLLARAREAGVAVVTTYGMTETAGGCVYDGLPLDGVRVRVADGPEPGGIELAGPVLALGYRLDPAATEAAFRGGWFATRDAGTLDGDGRLTVHGRLDDVVVSGGVNVAPQAVEAALREHPEVADVVVFGRPDEEWGQRVVAAVVPRAGVEPALPALRAWVAERLGAAAAPRELHVVPAVPLLHSGKPDRRAVAREVLR; encoded by the coding sequence GTGACCAGGCGCCTCACCGTCCTCCCGGCGCGGGAGGTGACCGAGGGCGCGGTCCGGGCCGCGCTGGCCGGCACGGCGCCCCTCGCGGTCCTCCCGTCGGGACCGCCGGCGGTGGTCGGGGCCGCGCGCGAGGTGCTGCGTCCGCAGGTGCCGCTGGAGTCCGGGGCCGACGTCGTCGTGGTGACCTCCGGATCGACCGGAGGCGGTCGCGGTGTGCTGCTGCCCGCCGCTGCCCTGCAGGCGTCGGCCGCGGCGACCCTGGACCGGCTCGGCGGCCCGGGCAGCTGGTTGCTGGCCCTGCCGGTGTCGGCGATCGCCGGGCTGCAGGTGATCTGCCGCAGCGTCCTCGCCGGGCGGCCCGCGACCGTGCTGGGGGACGGCGAGCCGCTGGCGGCCGCGGTCGGCCGGTTGCCCGCCGGCCGCCGGTACACCGCGCTGGTCCCCACGCAGCTGCGCCGCCACCTCGACGCGGAGCCGGCCGCCCTGCGGGCGTTCGACGCCGTCCTGGTCGGGGGCGCCGCGACCGACCCGGTGCTGCTCGCCCGCGCCCGCGAGGCGGGCGTGGCGGTGGTGACGACCTACGGCATGACCGAGACGGCCGGGGGCTGCGTCTACGACGGCCTGCCGCTGGACGGCGTGCGGGTGCGGGTGGCCGACGGCCCCGAGCCCGGCGGGATCGAGCTGGCCGGGCCGGTGCTCGCCCTCGGCTACCGGCTGGACCCCGCTGCCACCGAGGCGGCGTTCCGGGGCGGCTGGTTCGCCACCCGCGACGCCGGCACGCTCGACGGCGACGGCCGGCTGACCGTGCACGGACGCCTCGACGACGTGGTCGTCAGCGGCGGCGTGAACGTCGCGCCGCAGGCGGTGGAGGCGGCGTTGCGGGAGCACCCGGAGGTCGCCGACGTCGTGGTGTTCGGCCGGCCGGACGAGGAGTGGGGTCAGCGGGTCGTGGCCGCCGTCGTGCCGCGGGCCGGCGTCGAGCCCGCGCTGCCCGCGCTCCGGGCCTGGGTCGCCGAGCGGCTCGGCGCGGCGGCCGCACCCCGGGAGCTGCACGTCGTCCCCGCCGTTCCGCTGCTGCACAGCGGCAAGCCGGACCGGCGCGCGGTGGCCCGGGAGGTGCTGCGCTGA
- a CDS encoding o-succinylbenzoate synthase, producing the protein MITAVYRVPLRTRFRGVDVRDGVLVQGPAGWGEFSPFWDYDVAESRRWWAAAVEAATEGWPEPARAAVPVNVTVPAVDADRAHAIVAASGCRTAKVKVAEPGQSPADDRARLEAVRDALGADGAIRVDANAAWDVDTAVARIRDLDAVGLEYVEQPCATLGELAALRRRTDVRIAADEVVRRSADPRRVDLREACDVVVLKVQPLGGVRAALEVAEAHGLPCVVSSALESSVGIAAGVALAAALPELPFACGLATVALFTDDVTTEPLLPVGGELPVRRVEPDRLDAVAADTATAARWRTRLDAVRA; encoded by the coding sequence GTGATCACCGCCGTGTACCGGGTGCCGCTGCGCACCCGGTTCCGCGGCGTCGACGTCCGGGACGGCGTACTGGTCCAGGGGCCGGCGGGGTGGGGTGAGTTCTCGCCGTTCTGGGACTACGACGTGGCGGAGAGCCGGCGCTGGTGGGCGGCGGCGGTGGAGGCGGCGACCGAGGGATGGCCCGAGCCCGCGCGCGCGGCGGTGCCGGTGAACGTGACGGTGCCGGCCGTGGACGCGGACCGGGCGCACGCGATCGTCGCGGCCTCGGGCTGCCGCACGGCCAAGGTGAAGGTCGCCGAGCCGGGTCAGTCGCCGGCCGACGACCGCGCGCGCCTCGAGGCAGTCCGCGACGCCCTGGGCGCCGACGGGGCGATCCGGGTCGACGCCAACGCGGCCTGGGACGTCGACACCGCGGTCGCCCGCATCCGCGACCTGGACGCGGTGGGCCTGGAGTACGTCGAGCAGCCGTGCGCCACGCTCGGGGAGCTGGCCGCCCTGCGCCGCCGGACCGACGTCCGGATCGCCGCGGACGAGGTGGTGCGGCGCTCGGCCGATCCGCGGCGGGTCGACCTGCGGGAGGCCTGCGACGTCGTCGTCCTCAAGGTGCAGCCGCTCGGTGGGGTGCGGGCGGCGCTCGAGGTGGCCGAGGCGCACGGCCTGCCGTGCGTCGTCTCCTCGGCGCTGGAGAGCTCGGTCGGCATCGCGGCGGGGGTCGCGCTGGCCGCTGCGCTGCCGGAACTGCCGTTCGCCTGCGGTCTGGCCACGGTCGCGCTGTTCACCGACGACGTCACGACCGAGCCGCTGCTGCCGGTGGGTGGCGAGCTGCCCGTGCGCCGGGTCGAGCCCGACCGGCTGGACGCCGTCGCGGCCGACACCGCCACCGCCGCCCGGTGGCGCACCCGGCTCGACGCGGTGCGCGCATGA
- the menD gene encoding 2-succinyl-5-enolpyruvyl-6-hydroxy-3-cyclohexene-1-carboxylic-acid synthase — protein sequence MNPSTAFARVLVDELLRGGVTDAVLAPGSRSAPVALALAGAERNGRLRLHVRIDERTAAFLALGLAKASGRPVPVLTTSGTAAAHLHAAVLEADASGVPLLALTADRPPELRATGANQTIEQAGLYGGAVRWAADVGVPEAARDAAQNRYWRSLVARALITARGDTSADPGPVHLNLAFREPLLPDDEDTGQLDVFWTGRPDGAPWTAAQAWSPATAGSPPWRRRTLVVIGDGPPSWGRVAADVAAGNGWPVVAEPSSGGWSGLRAGALLLDAPEWLEEHRPDQVVVVGRPTLSRPVSRLLADDRIEVITTTTTPAGRMRPGRAPRWASTSPPGPVRRAPSTVPGRRSGQPPPSGWEARWTPSSTVPLACRRHGSRGTSSRPCRRGSCSCWGPRRPCATSTGSPCRGQT from the coding sequence ATGAACCCCTCGACCGCGTTCGCCCGGGTGCTGGTGGACGAGCTGCTGCGCGGCGGCGTCACCGACGCCGTGCTCGCGCCGGGCTCGCGGTCCGCTCCGGTCGCGCTCGCCCTCGCCGGCGCCGAGCGGAACGGCCGGCTGCGGCTGCACGTCCGGATCGACGAGCGGACGGCGGCGTTCCTCGCCCTCGGACTGGCCAAGGCGTCGGGGCGACCGGTCCCGGTGCTGACCACGTCGGGGACGGCGGCGGCGCACCTGCACGCGGCGGTGCTCGAGGCCGACGCGAGCGGGGTGCCGCTGCTCGCGCTGACCGCCGACCGGCCGCCCGAGCTGCGGGCCACCGGCGCCAACCAGACCATCGAGCAGGCCGGCCTCTACGGCGGTGCCGTCCGGTGGGCCGCCGACGTCGGCGTGCCCGAGGCGGCACGGGACGCGGCGCAGAACCGGTACTGGCGCTCGCTGGTGGCCAGGGCGCTGATCACCGCGCGCGGCGATACGTCTGCAGACCCCGGGCCGGTGCACCTCAACCTGGCGTTCCGCGAGCCGCTGCTGCCCGATGACGAGGACACCGGGCAGCTGGACGTCTTCTGGACGGGGCGGCCCGACGGCGCGCCGTGGACGGCGGCCCAGGCGTGGTCGCCCGCCACCGCCGGCTCCCCGCCCTGGCGCCGGCGGACGCTCGTCGTCATCGGAGACGGTCCTCCGTCCTGGGGGCGGGTCGCCGCCGACGTCGCCGCCGGCAACGGCTGGCCGGTCGTCGCCGAACCGTCCAGCGGTGGGTGGTCCGGCCTCCGAGCCGGTGCCCTGCTGCTCGACGCGCCGGAGTGGCTGGAGGAGCACCGTCCGGACCAGGTCGTCGTCGTCGGCCGGCCGACGCTGTCCCGGCCGGTGTCGCGCCTGCTCGCCGATGACCGGATCGAGGTGATCACGACGACGACCACCCCCGCTGGGCGGATGCGACCCGGTCGAGCGCCACGGTGGGCCTCGACGTCGCCGCCGGGCCCGGTGAGGCGGGCACCCTCGACGGTGCCTGGGCGACGGAGTGGGCAGCCGCCGCCGAGCGGGTGGGAGGCGCGGTGGACGCCGTCCTCGACGGTGCCCCTGGCCTGTCGGCGGCACGGCTCGCGCGGGACGTCGTCGCGGCCCTGCCGGCGGGGGTCCTGCTCGTGCTGGGGTCCTCGACGCCCGTGCGCGACGTCGACCGGCTCGCCGTGCCGCGGGCAGACCTGA